The proteins below are encoded in one region of Diceros bicornis minor isolate mBicDic1 chromosome 14, mDicBic1.mat.cur, whole genome shotgun sequence:
- the ENPP4 gene encoding bis(5'-adenosyl)-triphosphatase ENPP4 isoform X2, whose product MKLLVILLFSGLIPGCRGNSSYNLPPKLLLVSFDGFRADYLQNYEFPHLQNFIKEGVLVEHVKNVFITKTFPNHYSIVTGLYEESHGIVANSMYDVMTKKHFSDFDDKDPFWWNEAVPIWVTNQLQGNRSSAAAMWPGTDVPIHNTTPCYFMNYSSSVSFEERLNNVTTWLSNANPPVTFATLYWEEPDASGHKYGPEDKENMHRVLKEIDDLIGDLVHKLKMSGLWENLNVIITSDHGMTQCSQDRLINLDSCISRSDYTLIDWTPVAAILPKINRTEVYNKLKKCHPHMNVYLKEEIPARFHYQHNDRIQPIILVADEGWTIVQNKSLPKRDHGYDNSLPSMHPFLAAHGPAFHKGYKHSTIHIVDIYPMMCHILGLKPHPNNGTFGHTKCLLVDQWCINLPEAIGIVIGALLVLTTLTCLIIIMQNRLAVPHTFSRLQLQEDDDDPLIG is encoded by the exons ATGAAGTTATTAgtaatacttttattttctggacTTATACCTGGTTGTAGAGGTAACTCTTCCTATAATTTGCCACCCAAGTTACTACTGGTATCCTTTGATGGCTTCAGAGCCGACTATCTACAGAACTATGAATTTCCACATCTCCAGAATTTTATCAAAGAAGGTGTCTTGGTAGAGCacgttaaaaatgtttttatcacAAAGACGTTTCCAAACCACTACAGTATTGTGACAGGCTTGTATGAAGAAAGCCATGGCATTGTGGCTAATTCTATGTATGATGTGATGACCAAGAAACATTTTTCTGACTTTGATGACAAGGATCCTTTTTGGTGGAATGAGGCAGTACCTATTTGGGTGACCAATCAGCTTCAGGGAAACAGATCAAGTGCTGCTGCTATGTGGCCTGGTACCGATGTGCCCATTCACAATACCACACCTTGCTACTTTATGAATTATAGCTCCTCGGTGTCATTTGAGGAGAGACTAAATAACGTTACCACGTGGCTGAGCAATGCGAACCCACCGGTCACCTTTGCAACACTCTATTGGGAAGAACCAGATGCAAGTGGCCACAAATATGGACccgaagataaagaaaacatgcacagagtgttgaaagaaatagatgacCTTATCGGTGACCTCGTCCACAAACTCAAGATGTCAGGACTGTGGGAAAATCTTAATGTCATCATTACAAGTGATCATGGCATGACCCAGTGTTCTCAGGACAGACTGATAAACTTGGATTCCTGCATCAGTCGTTCAGACTACACTCTTATAGATTGGACCCCAGTTGCTGCCATACTTCCCAAAATAA ATAGAACTGAGGTTTATAACAAGCTGAAAAAATGTCACCCTCACATGAATGTTTACCTCAAAGAAGAGATTCCTGCTAGATTTCATTACCAACATAATGATCGAATTCAGCCTATTATTTTGGTTGCTGATGAAGGCTGGACAATTGTGCAAAATAAATCATTACCAAAAC GTGACCATGGTTATGATAATTCTTTGCCTAGTATGCATCCGTTTCTAGCTGCCCACGGCCCTGCATTTCACAAAGGCTACAAACACAGCACAATTCACATTGTGGATATTTATCCAATGATGTGCCATATCCTGGGATTAAAGCCACATCCCAATAATGGAACCTTTGGTCATACTAAGTGTTTGTTAGTTGACCAGTGGTGCATTAACCTCCCAGAAGCCATTGGAATTGTTATTGGTGCACTCTTGGTCTTAACCACTCTAACGTGCCTCATAATAATCATGCAGAATAGACTCGCTGTACCCCATACGTTTTCCCGACTTCAGCTacaagaagatgatgatgatccTTTAATTGGGTAA
- the ENPP4 gene encoding bis(5'-adenosyl)-triphosphatase ENPP4 isoform X1 yields the protein MKLLVILLFSGLIPGCRGNSSYNLPPKLLLVSFDGFRADYLQNYEFPHLQNFIKEGVLVEHVKNVFITKTFPNHYSIVTGLYEESHGIVANSMYDVMTKKHFSDFDDKDPFWWNEAVPIWVTNQLQGNRSSAAAMWPGTDVPIHNTTPCYFMNYSSSVSFEERLNNVTTWLSNANPPVTFATLYWEEPDASGHKYGPEDKENMHRVLKEIDDLIGDLVHKLKMSGLWENLNVIITSDHGMTQCSQDRLINLDSCISRSDYTLIDWTPVAAILPKINRTEVYNKLKKCHPHMNVYLKEEIPARFHYQHNDRIQPIILVADEGWTIVQNKSLPKLGDHGYDNSLPSMHPFLAAHGPAFHKGYKHSTIHIVDIYPMMCHILGLKPHPNNGTFGHTKCLLVDQWCINLPEAIGIVIGALLVLTTLTCLIIIMQNRLAVPHTFSRLQLQEDDDDPLIG from the exons ATGAAGTTATTAgtaatacttttattttctggacTTATACCTGGTTGTAGAGGTAACTCTTCCTATAATTTGCCACCCAAGTTACTACTGGTATCCTTTGATGGCTTCAGAGCCGACTATCTACAGAACTATGAATTTCCACATCTCCAGAATTTTATCAAAGAAGGTGTCTTGGTAGAGCacgttaaaaatgtttttatcacAAAGACGTTTCCAAACCACTACAGTATTGTGACAGGCTTGTATGAAGAAAGCCATGGCATTGTGGCTAATTCTATGTATGATGTGATGACCAAGAAACATTTTTCTGACTTTGATGACAAGGATCCTTTTTGGTGGAATGAGGCAGTACCTATTTGGGTGACCAATCAGCTTCAGGGAAACAGATCAAGTGCTGCTGCTATGTGGCCTGGTACCGATGTGCCCATTCACAATACCACACCTTGCTACTTTATGAATTATAGCTCCTCGGTGTCATTTGAGGAGAGACTAAATAACGTTACCACGTGGCTGAGCAATGCGAACCCACCGGTCACCTTTGCAACACTCTATTGGGAAGAACCAGATGCAAGTGGCCACAAATATGGACccgaagataaagaaaacatgcacagagtgttgaaagaaatagatgacCTTATCGGTGACCTCGTCCACAAACTCAAGATGTCAGGACTGTGGGAAAATCTTAATGTCATCATTACAAGTGATCATGGCATGACCCAGTGTTCTCAGGACAGACTGATAAACTTGGATTCCTGCATCAGTCGTTCAGACTACACTCTTATAGATTGGACCCCAGTTGCTGCCATACTTCCCAAAATAA ATAGAACTGAGGTTTATAACAAGCTGAAAAAATGTCACCCTCACATGAATGTTTACCTCAAAGAAGAGATTCCTGCTAGATTTCATTACCAACATAATGATCGAATTCAGCCTATTATTTTGGTTGCTGATGAAGGCTGGACAATTGTGCAAAATAAATCATTACCAAAAC tagGTGACCATGGTTATGATAATTCTTTGCCTAGTATGCATCCGTTTCTAGCTGCCCACGGCCCTGCATTTCACAAAGGCTACAAACACAGCACAATTCACATTGTGGATATTTATCCAATGATGTGCCATATCCTGGGATTAAAGCCACATCCCAATAATGGAACCTTTGGTCATACTAAGTGTTTGTTAGTTGACCAGTGGTGCATTAACCTCCCAGAAGCCATTGGAATTGTTATTGGTGCACTCTTGGTCTTAACCACTCTAACGTGCCTCATAATAATCATGCAGAATAGACTCGCTGTACCCCATACGTTTTCCCGACTTCAGCTacaagaagatgatgatgatccTTTAATTGGGTAA